A part of Aegilops tauschii subsp. strangulata cultivar AL8/78 chromosome 2, Aet v6.0, whole genome shotgun sequence genomic DNA contains:
- the LOC109745924 gene encoding probable magnesium transporter NIPA4 isoform X1: MDGDGGSASGGGRWYTGMSSDNIKGLVLAISSSLFIGASFIIKKKGLKKAASSSGGVRAGVGGYSYLYEPLWWVGMITMVVGEVANFVAYAFAPAILVTPLGALSIIISAVLAHVMLREKLHIFGILGCVLCVVGSTTIVLHAPQERQIESVTEVWGLATEPAFMCYVGVVLAIVALLVFKFVPLYGQTHVMVYIGVCSLVGSISVMSVKALGIALKLTFSGTNQLIYPQTWAFSMVVISCIITQMNYLNKALDTFNTAVVSPIYYTMFTSLTILASVIMFKDWDRQNPTQIVTEMCGVVTIFSGTFLLHKTKDMADGLLNSSSFRLPTISSARSFKQTDEYSEGVPLRSSDSFRSLH, from the exons ATGGACGGCGACGGCGGGTCGGCGTCGGGGGGCGGGAGGTGGTACACGGGCATGTCGTCGGACAACATCAAGGGGCTGGTGCTGGCCATCTCCTCCAGCCTCTTCATCGGCGCCAGCTTCATCATCAAGAAGAAGGGCCTCAAGaaggccgcctcctcctccggcggcgTCAGGGCCG GGGTTGGTGGTTACTCTTATTTATATGAGCctctttggtgggttggcatgatAACAA tggttgttGGGGAAGTTGCGAATTTCGTAGCTTATGCCTTTGCGCCAGCCATTTTGGTTACTCCTCTTGGTGCTCTCAGCATAATCATCAG TGCTGTACTTGCACATGTAATGCTGCGCGAGAAGCTGCACATATTCGGCATTCTCGGATGCGTCCTATGTGTCGTGGGATCCACCACCATTGTCCTCCATGCCCCGCAAGAGCGTCAAATTGAGTCGGTGACTGAAGTTTGGGGTCTGGCTACTGAACCAG CCTTCATGTGTTATGTGGGTGTAGTACTTGCTATTGTCGCTCTTCTTGTGTTCAAGTTTGTTCCGCTTTATGGACAAACCCATGTCATGGTGTATATTGGTGTTTGCTCTCTCGTAGGTTCCATCTCG GTCATGAGTGTGAAAGCTCTTGGGATAGCTTTGAAGCTCACCTTTTCGGGAACGAACCAACTCATATATCCACAGACATGGGCATTTAGTATGGTTGTCATCTCATGCATCATTACTCAAATGAATTACTTGAACAAG GCCCTTGACACGTTTAATACGGCAGTCGTCTCCCCCATATATTATACGATGTTCACATCTTTAACCATCTTGGCTAGTGTGATTATGTTCAAG GACTGGGACCGGCAAAATCCGACACAAATCGTGACAGAGATGTGTGGCGTCGTCACCATCTTCTCGGGAACATTTCTACTTCACAAAACAAAGGACATGGCTGATG GGCTTTTGAACTCTTCTTCATTCCGTCTTCCAACCATTTCATCGGCGCGGTCCTTCAAGCAAACAGATGAGTATAGCGAAGGGGTTCCTCTCAGATCGTCGGACTCGTTCCGGTCACTGCATTGA
- the LOC109745924 gene encoding probable magnesium transporter NIPA4 isoform X2 yields MDGDGGSASGGGRWYTGMSSDNIKGLVLAISSSLFIGASFIIKKKGLKKAASSSGGVRAGVGGYSYLYEPLWWVGMITMVVGEVANFVAYAFAPAILVTPLGALSIIISAVLAHVMLREKLHIFGILGCVLCVVGSTTIVLHAPQERQIESVTEVWGLATEPAFMCYVGVVLAIVALLVFKFVPLYGQTHVMVYIGVCSLVGSISVMSVKALGIALKLTFSGTNQLIYPQTWAFSMVVISCIITQMNYLNKALDTFNTAVVSPIYYTMFTSLTILASVIMFKDWDRQNPTQIVTEMCGVVTIFSGTFLLHKTKDMADVICSVPPQGF; encoded by the exons ATGGACGGCGACGGCGGGTCGGCGTCGGGGGGCGGGAGGTGGTACACGGGCATGTCGTCGGACAACATCAAGGGGCTGGTGCTGGCCATCTCCTCCAGCCTCTTCATCGGCGCCAGCTTCATCATCAAGAAGAAGGGCCTCAAGaaggccgcctcctcctccggcggcgTCAGGGCCG GGGTTGGTGGTTACTCTTATTTATATGAGCctctttggtgggttggcatgatAACAA tggttgttGGGGAAGTTGCGAATTTCGTAGCTTATGCCTTTGCGCCAGCCATTTTGGTTACTCCTCTTGGTGCTCTCAGCATAATCATCAG TGCTGTACTTGCACATGTAATGCTGCGCGAGAAGCTGCACATATTCGGCATTCTCGGATGCGTCCTATGTGTCGTGGGATCCACCACCATTGTCCTCCATGCCCCGCAAGAGCGTCAAATTGAGTCGGTGACTGAAGTTTGGGGTCTGGCTACTGAACCAG CCTTCATGTGTTATGTGGGTGTAGTACTTGCTATTGTCGCTCTTCTTGTGTTCAAGTTTGTTCCGCTTTATGGACAAACCCATGTCATGGTGTATATTGGTGTTTGCTCTCTCGTAGGTTCCATCTCG GTCATGAGTGTGAAAGCTCTTGGGATAGCTTTGAAGCTCACCTTTTCGGGAACGAACCAACTCATATATCCACAGACATGGGCATTTAGTATGGTTGTCATCTCATGCATCATTACTCAAATGAATTACTTGAACAAG GCCCTTGACACGTTTAATACGGCAGTCGTCTCCCCCATATATTATACGATGTTCACATCTTTAACCATCTTGGCTAGTGTGATTATGTTCAAG GACTGGGACCGGCAAAATCCGACACAAATCGTGACAGAGATGTGTGGCGTCGTCACCATCTTCTCGGGAACATTTCTACTTCACAAAACAAAGGACATGGCTGATG TTATCTGCTCTGTGCCACCGCAGGGCTTTTGA
- the LOC109745925 gene encoding uncharacterized protein, whose amino-acid sequence MATAPPRLLRGLIAPLSLSPADWLPCHQQLLTSASLLHRWLARLRCSDGFKLFLVVLLVSAALAEVRFVASASMAPTLRPGDRAVAEKVSYMHVRAAVCGGYCLLQGAYRAAELWHK is encoded by the exons atgGCGACGGCGCCGCCGCGTCTGCTGCGGGGCCTCATCGCGCCGCTGTCGCTGTCGCCGGCGGACTGGCTGCCGTGCCACCAGCAGCTGCtgacctccgcctccctcctgcACCGCTGGCTGGCGCGCCTCCGCTGCTCCGACGGATTCAAGCTcttcctcgtcgtcctcctcgtCTCCGCCGCCCTGGCCGAGGTCCGCTTCGTCGCCTCCGCGTCCATGGCGCCCACCCTCCGCCCCGGCGACCGCGCCGTCGCAGAGAAA GTGAGCTACATGCATGTTCGGGCGGCCGTCTGTGGGGGATATTGTCTTCTTCAGGGTGCCTACCGCGCTGCAG AATTGTGGCATAAGTAA
- the LOC141041463 gene encoding peroxidase 5-like: MDYYSMAVFVGDHGFTVPELVALSGAHTLGQAHCANFKNRLSGFGKAGKDPTMEAGMAASLAKTLLTGSPETAMCVTQFADSPYAFFETFVQGMGRMGQLDLSPDGNGRLS; encoded by the exons ATGGATTACTACTCCATGGCGGTGTTCGTCGGTGACCACGGCTTCACCGTGCCGGAGCTCGTAGCACTCTCCGGCGCCCACACGCTCGGCCAGGCCCACTGCGCCAACTTCAAGAACCGGCTCAGCGGCTTTGGCAAGGCCGGCAAGGACCCCACGATGGAGGCCGGGATGGCGGCGTCCCTGGCGAAG ACGCTGCTCACCGGGTCGCCGGAGACGGCCATGTGTGTGACCCAGTTCGCCGACAGCCCCTACGCCTTCTTCGAGACGTTCGTGCAGGGGATGGGCAGGATGGGGCAGCTGGACCTCAGCCCCGACGGCAACGGCAGGCTCAGCTGA